A genomic region of Nostoc sp. UHCC 0702 contains the following coding sequences:
- a CDS encoding type II toxin-antitoxin system HicA family toxin, giving the protein MGRLAGFSYREIIKILKTFGFVFSRQAAGSHEIWFNPETNRYTTIPNHSGDMPEGTLRAILKQAGIDPEEFINGS; this is encoded by the coding sequence ATGGGTCGCTTAGCTGGCTTTAGCTACAGAGAGATTATCAAAATTTTGAAAACCTTTGGCTTTGTTTTTTCTCGTCAAGCCGCAGGTAGTCATGAAATTTGGTTTAATCCTGAAACTAATCGTTATACTACTATTCCCAATCATTCTGGTGATATGCCAGAAGGAACATTACGTGCAATTTTAAAGCAAGCAGGTATTGATCCTGAAGAATTTATTAACGGCTCTTAG
- a CDS encoding DUF4351 domain-containing protein, translating into MRESVIYQDILQQSKRQGEESLILPLINRRFGQLDASLIDRIRGLSIENLEALGEALFDFSGVTDLVAWLELQNQS; encoded by the coding sequence AGTCTGTAATTTATCAAGATATTTTACAGCAAAGTAAAAGACAAGGTGAAGAAAGTTTAATATTACCGTTGATTAATCGGCGCTTCGGTCAGCTTGACGCATCACTAATTGACCGAATTCGAGGATTATCTATTGAGAATTTAGAAGCATTAGGAGAGGCATTGTTTGATTTTTCAGGAGTCACCGATCTAGTAGCTTGGCTAGAGCTGCAAAATCAGAGTTAA
- a CDS encoding DUF1902 domain-containing protein, giving the protein MERLLNIHIEKLPEGVYLATSDELQGLVAQGRTVAETLEIARDVARKLLEAQSEDKEADYLQPIAEQFNYPLVIGQ; this is encoded by the coding sequence ATGGAAAGATTGTTAAACATCCACATCGAGAAATTACCAGAAGGCGTTTATTTAGCAACATCCGATGAGCTTCAAGGTTTGGTAGCTCAAGGGCGGACAGTTGCTGAAACTTTAGAAATAGCTCGTGATGTAGCGCGTAAGTTACTAGAAGCACAGTCTGAGGACAAAGAAGCAGACTACTTGCAACCAATAGCTGAGCAATTTAACTATCCTCTAGTTATAGGTCAGTAG